DNA sequence from the Bacteroidales bacterium genome:
GAGCTTGTTTTGCCCCCTGGCATTTAGGACAATTGCGGTTGCCACAGCTATTGTAGCTGATGCGTTCCTTACCGCAACTGAGACAAATATCTATGTGTCCGCCCAAAGCCGATGTGCGACACTTCTGCAAGGCATCGAGAGTTCGCACCATAAAACTATTGGGATGGTATTTCTCAACATATTGCTGTCCAAACCGATCTACGATTTGGGCAACCTCAAACTGTGGGCGATGCACTATTTCTTAGGGTACAGAGTATCCAGAGGACTATGAGCAGATGTTATGGGGCATTGGGCAACATGGAGATAAATCATTGTTGTTTCAATTTTGGCATGACCCAGCAACTTCTTGATGATTAAGATATTTAATCCGTCTTCGAGCAGATGGGTTGCATAACTATGACGAAGGGAATGAAGCGTTACATTTTTCTTGATATCTGTCTTTTTCAGGGTCTCGCGCATGATCCAGCTCAGACCTTTAACGCTGTAACGCCCATCGGGTTCTTTGCCGTTAAAAAGCCAGATATGAGGGTTTTCGGCTGCAAGATATTGCTTTAACCCTTTTGCCATGTAATCAGACAATGGGACAATACGATCTTTTTTGTATTTGCTCTGACGGATGTGAATGGATTTACGTTCAAAATCTATATCTGATATTTTCATGTTGCTGGCCTCCTGAGAGCGCAGACCTGCAGAATAGATTAGAGTAAGTGCAATGCGGTGCTTTAGCAGCTTTGGAGCCCTGAACAATTGGCGAAGTTCGCC
Encoded proteins:
- a CDS encoding site-specific integrase produces the protein MRKKSEFTTVERAIQTVDGFQKVFNTLQQQTILRGQSQSTLDNYIRQIALISLEFNKLPENLSEEDINEYLTALAQSPKSPSRSSFKHAIYGLRYYYRHIGQTNRAIDLPSLKKEAKLPVILNRGELRQLFRAPKLLKHRIALTLIYSAGLRSQEASNMKISDIDFERKSIHIRQSKYKKDRIVPLSDYMAKGLKQYLAAENPHIWLFNGKEPDGRYSVKGLSWIMRETLKKTDIKKNVTLHSLRHSYATHLLEDGLNILIIKKLLGHAKIETTMIYLHVAQCPITSAHSPLDTLYPKK